The Deinococcus wulumuqiensis R12 genome has a window encoding:
- the rplL gene encoding 50S ribosomal protein L7/L12 — protein sequence MAYDKQALIDQLGQLTIMELADLIDGLKETWGVTAAVAVSGGGAAAAGPAAEEKTEFDVVLVDAGASKINVIKEIRGITGLGLKEAKDMSEKGGVLKEGVAKEEAEKMKAQLEAAGAKVELK from the coding sequence ATGGCATACGACAAACAAGCTCTGATCGACCAACTCGGCCAACTCACCATCATGGAACTCGCGGACCTCATCGACGGCCTCAAGGAAACCTGGGGCGTCACCGCCGCTGTGGCCGTGAGCGGTGGCGGCGCTGCCGCTGCTGGCCCCGCCGCTGAAGAGAAGACCGAATTCGACGTGGTGCTGGTGGACGCTGGCGCGAGCAAGATCAACGTCATTAAGGAAATCCGCGGCATCACGGGCCTGGGCCTGAAGGAAGCCAAGGACATGAGCGAGAAGGGTGGCGTGCTGAAGGAAGGCGTCGCCAAGGAAGAAGCCGAGAAGATGAAGGCCCAGCTCGAAGCCGCTGGCGCCAAGGTCGAACTCAAGTAA
- the secE gene encoding preprotein translocase subunit SecE, producing MNLIQYFRDAREELARVTWPSRQDVLEGTQAVLIFVVALTLIVWVLDLLFGTGIRAALEWR from the coding sequence ATGAACCTGATTCAGTACTTCCGTGACGCCCGCGAGGAACTTGCGCGGGTCACGTGGCCCAGCCGTCAGGACGTGCTCGAAGGCACCCAGGCGGTGCTGATTTTCGTGGTGGCCCTGACCCTGATCGTCTGGGTGTTGGACCTGCTGTTTGGAACGGGCATCCGGGCGGCCCTGGAGTGGAGGTAA
- a CDS encoding circularly permuted type 2 ATP-grasp protein, with protein MNYDPGQRFFDEMFTPEGEVRPHYAGVRKYLEQLGVPEFSRRTELLDLAFRNQGITFTVYSDAQGTERTFPFDPVPRVIPASEWAHLEAGLTQRVRALNAFLNDIYHDAQILGDGVIPSELIYTSAHFRREVHGVQVPQGIYTHIVGTDLIRDEKGEYLVLEDNLRSPSGVSYLLSNRDAMRRIYPGMFEGQGVRSVQHYATALLSLLKSMSAREDGTVVVLTPGMYNSAYFEHAYLAQQMGVQLVEGRDLFVDGGRVWMRTTGGRKQVDVIYRRIDDDFLDPLAFRRDSTLGVAGLVEVYRQGRVAIANAIGTGVADDKAVYAYVPDMIRYYLNEEPKLGNVPTYLGLNPEHLAYMVEHAAELVFKGVGEAGGYGMLIGPASTRQEIAEYVEKVKAAPREFIAQPVVGLSRHPTFYGDSEAFEPAHIDLRPYILVGPQDVTIVPGGLTRVALRRGSLVVNSSQGGGSKDTWVLEHDGPGQPSNMSQLLSGGESWGQSQSQTQSGGGQSQSQSQGAGGQTQLQGGFGAVPVGLGSPLGERHEALAEQALIHAYEESQDEPGHAPERPTGEEAPGVTGQEQHSYQQELEKSELEVEMEAQEAVHPPLIEPHDLEAQGAADAMSPETARKEDR; from the coding sequence ATGAACTACGACCCAGGACAGCGTTTTTTCGATGAGATGTTTACCCCGGAGGGTGAGGTGCGTCCCCACTACGCGGGTGTGCGCAAGTACCTGGAGCAACTGGGGGTGCCCGAGTTCAGCCGCCGCACCGAACTGCTCGACCTCGCCTTTCGCAACCAGGGCATCACCTTTACCGTCTACAGCGACGCCCAGGGCACCGAGCGCACCTTTCCCTTCGACCCGGTGCCGCGCGTCATTCCGGCCTCGGAGTGGGCGCATCTGGAAGCGGGCCTGACCCAGCGGGTGCGGGCGCTCAACGCCTTTTTGAACGACATCTACCACGACGCGCAGATTCTGGGCGACGGCGTGATTCCTTCCGAACTGATCTACACCTCGGCCCACTTCCGGCGCGAGGTTCATGGGGTCCAGGTCCCGCAGGGCATCTACACCCACATCGTCGGCACCGACCTGATCCGCGACGAGAAGGGCGAGTATCTGGTGCTGGAAGACAACCTGCGCTCGCCCAGCGGCGTGTCCTACCTGCTGTCCAACCGGGACGCCATGCGCCGCATCTACCCCGGCATGTTCGAGGGTCAGGGTGTGCGCTCGGTGCAGCACTACGCCACGGCCCTGCTGTCGCTGCTCAAGTCGATGTCGGCGCGTGAGGACGGCACGGTGGTGGTCCTCACGCCGGGCATGTACAACTCGGCGTACTTCGAGCATGCTTACCTCGCCCAGCAGATGGGGGTACAGCTCGTCGAGGGCCGTGACCTGTTTGTGGACGGGGGCCGGGTCTGGATGCGCACCACGGGCGGGCGCAAGCAGGTGGACGTGATCTACCGCCGCATAGACGACGATTTTCTCGACCCGCTGGCTTTCCGGCGGGACAGCACGCTGGGGGTGGCGGGGCTGGTCGAGGTCTACCGTCAGGGCCGGGTGGCGATTGCCAACGCCATCGGGACCGGGGTGGCCGACGACAAGGCGGTGTACGCCTACGTGCCCGACATGATTCGCTACTACCTGAACGAGGAGCCGAAGCTGGGCAACGTGCCCACCTACCTGGGGCTGAACCCCGAGCACCTCGCCTACATGGTCGAGCACGCCGCCGAGCTGGTCTTCAAGGGCGTGGGCGAGGCGGGCGGCTACGGCATGCTGATCGGCCCCGCCTCGACCCGGCAGGAAATCGCGGAGTACGTGGAAAAGGTGAAGGCCGCGCCCCGCGAGTTCATCGCGCAGCCGGTGGTGGGTCTCTCGCGTCACCCCACCTTCTACGGCGACAGCGAGGCGTTCGAGCCTGCACACATCGACCTGCGGCCCTACATCCTCGTCGGCCCGCAGGACGTGACCATCGTGCCCGGCGGCCTGACCCGCGTGGCGCTGCGGCGCGGCAGTCTGGTCGTCAACTCCTCGCAGGGGGGCGGCTCCAAAGACACCTGGGTGCTGGAGCACGACGGCCCGGGGCAGCCGAGCAACATGAGCCAGCTCCTCTCGGGCGGCGAAAGCTGGGGCCAGTCTCAGAGCCAGACGCAGAGCGGTGGCGGGCAGTCCCAGAGCCAGTCTCAGGGCGCGGGCGGGCAGACCCAGCTTCAGGGGGGCTTCGGGGCCGTGCCCGTCGGTCTGGGCAGTCCCCTGGGTGAGCGCCACGAGGCGCTGGCGGAGCAGGCCCTCATCCACGCCTACGAGGAAAGTCAGGACGAGCCGGGACACGCTCCCGAGCGGCCCACAGGAGAGGAGGCGCCGGGCGTGACCGGACAGGAACAGCACTCTTACCAGCAGGAACTGGAAAAGTCGGAATTGGAGGTCGAGATGGAAGCGCAGGAAGCGGTGCATCCGCCGCTGATCGAGCCACATGACCTGGAAGCCCAGGGCGCGGCGGACGCCATGTCCCCGGAGACGGCCCGTAAGGAGGACCGCTGA
- a CDS encoding alpha-E domain-containing protein, with the protein MLLSRLAENLFWIGRYVERAENTARLLNVNYFASLEMGGRAREIWLPLLEHTGGDTELRAKYGRVDARSVSAWLAFDRDNPSSIASSVTRARENARGLRDRIPSEMWESLNRSYLTLCFENNSMLERDGLFEYCNAARDASQLFFGIAFATLPRDEGWSFLRAGQMLERGDNGLRVLQSRLRGIDATPVSDPAGRAIQTQRWVSVLKGSSAYEAYRKQVHSGIDPQKISEFLLLDEYFPRSVRYSSENLQEALMQIERWHPGQHPEILRLSRWLVARLQYARIEDIVGDDNPSLEELLGDFNRVGAAITAAYFAQE; encoded by the coding sequence ATGCTGCTTTCCCGTCTGGCCGAGAACCTGTTCTGGATCGGGCGCTATGTCGAGCGGGCCGAGAACACCGCCCGGTTGCTGAACGTCAACTACTTCGCCAGCCTCGAAATGGGCGGGCGGGCGCGGGAAATCTGGCTGCCGCTGCTGGAACACACCGGGGGAGACACCGAGCTGCGGGCCAAGTATGGCCGGGTGGACGCCCGCTCGGTGAGTGCGTGGCTGGCCTTCGACCGCGACAACCCGTCGAGCATCGCGTCGTCGGTCACGCGGGCGCGTGAGAATGCGCGGGGGCTGCGTGACCGGATTCCCAGCGAGATGTGGGAATCGCTCAACCGCAGCTACCTCACGCTGTGCTTCGAGAACAATTCGATGCTGGAGCGCGACGGTCTGTTCGAGTACTGCAACGCAGCGCGTGACGCCTCGCAGCTGTTTTTCGGTATCGCCTTCGCCACCCTGCCGCGTGACGAGGGCTGGTCGTTCCTGCGGGCCGGGCAGATGCTGGAGCGCGGCGACAACGGCCTGCGGGTGCTGCAAAGCCGACTGCGCGGCATCGACGCGACCCCGGTGTCGGACCCGGCGGGCCGCGCCATCCAGACCCAGCGCTGGGTCAGCGTGCTCAAGGGGTCAAGCGCTTACGAGGCCTACCGCAAGCAGGTGCATTCGGGCATCGACCCGCAGAAGATCAGCGAGTTTCTGCTGCTCGACGAGTACTTTCCCCGCAGCGTGCGCTACAGCTCGGAAAACCTGCAAGAAGCCCTGATGCAGATCGAGCGCTGGCATCCGGGGCAGCATCCCGAGATTCTGCGGCTGTCGCGCTGGCTGGTGGCCCGGCTGCAATACGCCCGAATCGAGGACATCGTGGGCGACGACAATCCGTCGCTGGAAGAACTGCTCGGCGACTTCAACCGGGTGGGCGCGGCCATCACCGCTGCCTATTTCGCGCAGGAATAG
- the rplJ gene encoding 50S ribosomal protein L10 → MANEKNQQTLGSLKDSLQGVETFYVVDYQGLTAGQLTQLRKDIREKGGQLIVAKNTLINLALQDGGRDFTDALKGPSALVLAQEDPAGVAKALSDAAGSNDRGIPAIKGGFVEGNKVDVAVVQRLASLGSKTTLQAELVGVLSAHLSNFVGILEAYREKLEGEGSSESA, encoded by the coding sequence GTGGCGAACGAAAAAAACCAGCAGACGCTGGGCAGCCTCAAGGACAGCCTCCAGGGCGTCGAGACGTTCTACGTCGTCGACTACCAGGGCCTGACTGCCGGGCAGCTCACCCAGCTGCGCAAAGACATCCGTGAAAAGGGCGGGCAGCTTATCGTTGCCAAGAACACCCTGATCAACCTCGCGCTGCAAGACGGGGGCCGTGACTTCACGGACGCCCTGAAAGGCCCGAGCGCCCTGGTGCTCGCGCAGGAAGATCCCGCTGGCGTGGCGAAAGCCCTCAGCGACGCGGCAGGCAGCAACGACCGCGGCATTCCTGCCATCAAGGGCGGCTTCGTCGAAGGCAACAAAGTGGACGTGGCCGTCGTGCAGCGTCTGGCGAGCCTCGGCAGCAAGACCACCCTGCAGGCGGAACTGGTTGGCGTGCTCAGCGCCCACCTCAGCAACTTCGTGGGCATCCTCGAAGCCTACCGCGAGAAACTCGAAGGCGAGGGCAGCAGCGAAAGCGCCTGA
- a CDS encoding ParA family protein, with protein sequence MPHVISFINLKGGVAKTTTAVQLADTLAFMKRKRVLVLDLDPQTNATLALIGEERWEQADERGQTLAHLFLDLLGGTRSFSPERAIVRGASNLNTIPADMIDQLPEDVQYGRVDVLPSSIRLIDVQDRMQDIAARTNYSLSPMAVVQKYVGPLFGRYDYVLIDCPPNLGFITQNGLEVSDHYLIPTIPDRMSTYGIPQIAGKIDELRRDRNLRIRCLGVVVTKFQSNSSQHKQGLARLPGDLKAAFAYTNEDTPPILQTVMPQTNASAEATVFEREVKNYPVKYGTGLVGGQAAYKYGLDLAAEVQALLGDEE encoded by the coding sequence ATGCCGCACGTCATCAGTTTCATCAACCTCAAGGGCGGCGTCGCCAAAACCACCACGGCGGTGCAACTCGCCGACACGCTGGCCTTCATGAAGCGCAAGCGGGTTCTCGTTCTCGACCTCGACCCGCAGACCAACGCGACCCTGGCGCTGATTGGAGAAGAGCGCTGGGAGCAGGCCGACGAACGCGGGCAGACGCTGGCGCACCTGTTCCTGGACCTGCTGGGCGGCACCCGCAGTTTCAGTCCCGAGCGGGCCATCGTACGGGGCGCGAGCAACCTCAACACGATTCCGGCGGACATGATCGACCAGTTGCCCGAGGACGTTCAGTACGGCCGGGTGGACGTGCTGCCGAGTTCGATTCGGCTGATCGACGTGCAGGACCGGATGCAGGACATCGCGGCCCGCACCAACTACAGCCTGAGTCCGATGGCGGTGGTGCAGAAATATGTCGGGCCGCTGTTCGGGCGCTACGACTACGTGCTGATCGACTGCCCGCCCAACCTGGGGTTCATCACGCAAAACGGGCTGGAGGTCAGCGACCACTACCTGATTCCGACCATTCCCGACCGGATGAGCACCTACGGGATTCCGCAGATTGCGGGCAAAATCGACGAGCTGCGGCGTGACCGCAACCTCAGGATTCGCTGCCTGGGCGTGGTCGTCACCAAGTTCCAGAGCAATTCCTCGCAGCACAAGCAGGGGCTGGCGCGGCTGCCGGGCGACCTGAAAGCCGCCTTCGCCTACACGAACGAGGACACCCCGCCGATTTTACAAACGGTCATGCCCCAGACGAACGCCAGCGCCGAGGCGACGGTGTTCGAGCGTGAGGTGAAGAACTATCCGGTCAAGTACGGCACCGGGCTGGTGGGGGGTCAAGCGGCGTACAAGTACGGCCTCGACCTCGCCGCCGAGGTGCAGGCGCTGCTGGGCGACGAGGAGTGA
- a CDS encoding ABC transporter ATP-binding protein yields the protein MHQRQYLIGIVAVMIANAVVLLPAYFIRLTIDGLTRALDRDPATVGITAAQAGQYALGMVGAALVSGAFMLLMRRMIVIASRQTEYEVRRDLFAHLQTLDKNYYDRARTGDLMNRLTGDLSAVREMLGFGAWQIVNIISGFVTAFAVMFSLSWQLTLIVIAVIPIIVGLLAYMARLINARHKAAQEQNSLIAAKAQENFSGARVVKGYAIEEREIEDYRAMNLELLRRNIALIKVDGPLRSFSNLLLGVAFGLILLVAGRLILQPDATFTVGMLTQFLLYIERLAWPMLMVGWITGVTQRGLASWNRLQELFDAHPLVQDEPGRTESGLRPTRGDLSFENVSLRYGQTQVLDHINLQIPAGTFLGITGPTGSGKTVLGQLMTRSMDPSEGVVRIDGHDLRTVPLQHLRDAIAVVPQEPFLFSDTIANNIGFGLNNHELPEVPTRVSVVGLPMPPVIPQHPDPERVREAARLAGLSDDVENFPDGYDTVLGERGVTLSGGQRQRTAIARAIVREPKILILDDSLSAVDTETERRIIEGLRQVAQGRTVILIAHRVSTLRHADQIVVLEEGRITEQGTHDELLAQGGHYAELERLQRLASDLDEHPTQPTPQEVSA from the coding sequence ATGCACCAGCGCCAGTACCTGATCGGCATCGTGGCCGTGATGATCGCCAACGCGGTGGTGCTGCTCCCGGCCTACTTCATCCGTCTGACCATCGACGGGCTGACCCGTGCGCTCGACCGCGACCCGGCCACCGTCGGCATTACGGCGGCGCAGGCCGGGCAGTACGCGCTGGGCATGGTGGGCGCGGCGCTGGTGTCGGGGGCATTCATGCTCCTGATGCGCCGCATGATCGTGATCGCGTCGCGTCAGACCGAGTACGAAGTCCGCCGTGACCTGTTCGCGCACCTGCAGACGCTCGACAAGAACTACTACGACCGCGCCCGCACCGGCGACCTGATGAACCGCCTGACGGGTGACCTCTCCGCCGTGCGCGAAATGCTGGGGTTCGGGGCCTGGCAGATCGTGAACATCATCTCGGGCTTCGTCACGGCCTTCGCGGTGATGTTCAGCCTGAGCTGGCAGCTCACCTTGATTGTGATCGCCGTGATTCCGATCATCGTGGGCCTGCTGGCGTACATGGCGCGGCTGATCAACGCCCGGCACAAGGCGGCGCAGGAGCAGAACAGTCTGATCGCGGCCAAAGCCCAGGAGAACTTCAGTGGGGCGCGGGTCGTCAAGGGCTACGCCATCGAGGAGCGCGAAATCGAGGACTACCGCGCCATGAACCTCGAACTGCTGCGGCGCAACATCGCCCTGATCAAGGTGGACGGACCGCTGCGGTCGTTCAGCAACCTGCTGCTCGGCGTGGCCTTCGGGCTGATCCTGCTGGTGGCGGGGCGGCTGATTCTGCAGCCCGACGCGACCTTTACGGTGGGGATGCTGACGCAGTTTCTGCTCTACATCGAGCGCCTGGCCTGGCCGATGCTGATGGTCGGTTGGATCACCGGGGTCACGCAGCGCGGCCTGGCGTCGTGGAACCGCCTTCAGGAACTGTTCGACGCCCACCCGCTGGTGCAGGACGAACCGGGCCGCACCGAAAGCGGGCTGCGGCCCACGCGGGGTGACCTCAGCTTCGAGAACGTGTCGCTGCGCTACGGGCAGACGCAGGTGCTCGACCACATCAATCTGCAGATTCCGGCGGGAACCTTTCTGGGCATCACCGGGCCGACCGGCAGCGGCAAGACGGTGCTGGGGCAGCTGATGACCCGCAGCATGGACCCCAGCGAAGGCGTCGTCCGTATCGACGGGCACGACCTGCGCACCGTGCCGCTTCAGCACCTGCGCGACGCGATTGCCGTGGTGCCGCAGGAGCCGTTCCTGTTCAGCGACACCATCGCCAACAACATTGGCTTCGGCCTGAACAACCACGAACTGCCCGAGGTGCCGACCCGCGTGAGCGTGGTGGGGCTGCCGATGCCTCCGGTGATTCCGCAGCACCCCGACCCCGAGCGGGTGCGCGAAGCGGCGCGGCTGGCGGGCCTGTCGGACGACGTGGAGAACTTTCCTGACGGCTACGACACCGTGCTGGGCGAGCGCGGCGTGACGCTCTCGGGCGGGCAGCGCCAGCGCACCGCGATTGCCCGCGCCATCGTGCGCGAACCGAAAATCCTGATCCTCGACGACTCACTGAGCGCGGTGGACACCGAAACCGAGCGGCGCATCATCGAGGGGCTTCGGCAGGTGGCGCAGGGCCGCACCGTCATTCTGATCGCCCACCGCGTCAGCACGCTGCGGCACGCCGATCAGATCGTGGTGCTGGAAGAAGGCCGCATCACCGAGCAGGGCACCCACGACGAACTGCTCGCGCAGGGTGGGCACTACGCCGAGCTGGAACGGTTGCAGCGACTGGCGAGCGACCTGGACGAGCACCCGACGCAACCCACGCCACAGGAGGTGTCCGCATGA
- the rplA gene encoding 50S ribosomal protein L1 translates to MPKHGKRYRALEGKVDRNKQYSIDEAAALVKEIATAKFDETVEVHFRLGIDPRKSDQNVRGTVALPHGTGRSVRVAVITKGENVQAAEAAGADVVGSDELIERIAGGFMEFDAVVATPDMMAQIGQKLARLLGPRGLLPNPKSGTVGADVAGMVRGLKAGRIEFRNDKTGVVHAPIGKASFEAGNLSANYQALISALEGAKPGTAKGVFLRSAYLTTTMGPSIPLALGSAAQV, encoded by the coding sequence ATGCCTAAGCACGGCAAGCGTTACCGCGCCCTGGAGGGCAAGGTCGACCGCAACAAGCAGTACTCCATCGACGAGGCTGCCGCGCTGGTCAAGGAAATCGCCACCGCCAAGTTCGACGAAACGGTGGAAGTCCACTTCCGCCTGGGCATCGATCCCCGCAAGAGCGACCAGAACGTGCGTGGCACGGTGGCCCTGCCTCACGGCACCGGCCGCAGCGTGCGCGTGGCCGTGATCACCAAGGGTGAAAACGTCCAGGCCGCCGAAGCCGCCGGCGCCGACGTGGTCGGCAGCGACGAACTGATCGAGCGCATCGCGGGCGGCTTCATGGAGTTCGACGCCGTGGTGGCGACCCCCGACATGATGGCGCAGATCGGCCAGAAGCTCGCGCGTCTGCTCGGGCCGCGTGGCCTGCTCCCCAACCCCAAGAGCGGGACCGTGGGCGCCGACGTGGCGGGTATGGTCCGGGGCCTCAAGGCTGGCCGCATCGAGTTCCGCAACGACAAGACCGGCGTGGTTCACGCGCCCATCGGCAAGGCGAGCTTCGAAGCCGGGAACCTCAGCGCCAACTACCAGGCCCTGATCTCGGCCCTCGAAGGCGCCAAGCCCGGGACCGCCAAGGGCGTGTTCCTGCGGAGCGCCTACCTGACCACCACCATGGGTCCCAGCATTCCGCTGGCCCTGGGCAGCGCGGCTCAGGTCTAA
- the rplK gene encoding 50S ribosomal protein L11: MKKVTGIVKLQLPAGKATPAPPVGPALGQYGANIMEFTKAFNAQTADKGDAIIPVEITIYADRSFTFITKTPPMSYLIRKAAGLQKGSATPNKAKVGKLNWEQVLEIAKTKMPDLNAGSVEAAANTVAGTARSMGVTVEGGPNA; the protein is encoded by the coding sequence ATGAAGAAAGTTACGGGGATTGTGAAGCTGCAACTCCCGGCAGGCAAGGCCACGCCGGCCCCCCCTGTCGGTCCCGCGCTCGGTCAGTACGGCGCGAACATCATGGAGTTCACCAAGGCGTTCAACGCCCAGACGGCCGACAAGGGTGACGCGATCATTCCGGTCGAGATCACCATCTACGCTGACCGCTCCTTTACCTTCATCACCAAGACCCCGCCCATGAGCTACCTGATCCGCAAGGCGGCGGGGCTGCAAAAGGGCAGCGCGACCCCCAACAAGGCCAAGGTCGGCAAGCTGAACTGGGAGCAGGTGCTGGAAATCGCCAAGACGAAGATGCCCGACCTCAACGCGGGCAGCGTCGAAGCCGCCGCCAACACCGTGGCCGGCACCGCCCGCAGCATGGGCGTGACCGTGGAAGGAGGCCCCAATGCCTAA
- the tuf gene encoding elongation factor Tu, translating to MAKGTFERTKPHVNIGTIGHVDHGKTTLTAAITFTAASADPSIETLAYDQIDKAPEEKARGITINTAHVEYQTETRHYSHVDCPGHADYVKNMITGAAQMDGAILVVSSADGPMPQTREHILLARQVGVPYIVVFMNKVDMVDDEELLELVEMEVRELLSKYEFPGDDLPVVKGSALRALEALQGNPKIARGADKWVDHIWELLDAVDSYIPTPERDTDKTFLMPVEDVFTITGRGTVATGRVERGTVKVQDEVEIVGLTDTRKTTVTGIEMHRKLLDSGMAGDNVGVLLRGVARDDVERGQVLAKPGSIKPHTKFEASVYVLSKDEGGRHSAFFGGYRPQFYFRTTDVTGVVELAEGVEMVMPGDNVTFTVELIKPIAMEEGLRFAIREGGRTVGAGVVSKVLE from the coding sequence ATGGCAAAAGGAACGTTCGAGCGCACCAAGCCCCACGTGAACATCGGCACCATCGGTCACGTCGACCACGGCAAGACCACCCTGACCGCCGCCATCACCTTCACCGCGGCCTCGGCTGACCCCAGCATCGAGACCCTGGCCTACGACCAGATCGACAAGGCCCCCGAAGAAAAGGCCCGCGGCATCACCATCAACACCGCCCACGTCGAGTACCAGACCGAAACCCGGCACTACTCGCACGTCGACTGCCCCGGTCACGCCGACTACGTCAAGAACATGATCACCGGCGCGGCGCAGATGGACGGCGCGATCCTCGTCGTCAGTTCCGCTGACGGCCCCATGCCCCAGACCCGCGAGCACATCCTCCTCGCCCGTCAGGTCGGCGTGCCCTACATCGTCGTCTTCATGAACAAGGTGGACATGGTCGACGACGAAGAACTGCTCGAACTCGTCGAGATGGAAGTGCGCGAGCTGCTGAGCAAGTACGAGTTCCCCGGTGACGACCTCCCCGTCGTCAAGGGCAGTGCGCTGCGCGCCCTGGAAGCCCTGCAGGGCAATCCCAAGATTGCCCGTGGCGCCGACAAGTGGGTCGACCACATCTGGGAACTGCTCGACGCGGTCGACAGCTACATCCCCACCCCCGAGCGCGACACCGACAAGACCTTCCTGATGCCCGTCGAAGACGTGTTCACCATCACCGGCCGCGGCACCGTCGCCACGGGCCGCGTGGAACGCGGCACCGTCAAGGTCCAGGACGAAGTCGAAATCGTCGGCCTGACCGATACCCGCAAGACCACCGTCACCGGCATCGAAATGCACCGCAAGCTGCTCGACTCCGGCATGGCGGGCGACAACGTCGGCGTGCTGCTGCGTGGTGTGGCGCGTGACGACGTGGAACGTGGTCAGGTGCTCGCCAAGCCCGGCAGCATCAAGCCGCACACCAAGTTCGAAGCCAGCGTGTACGTGCTGAGCAAGGACGAAGGTGGCCGTCACAGCGCGTTCTTCGGTGGGTACCGTCCGCAGTTCTACTTCCGCACGACGGACGTGACGGGCGTGGTGGAACTGGCCGAAGGCGTGGAAATGGTGATGCCCGGTGACAACGTGACGTTCACCGTGGAACTGATCAAGCCCATCGCCATGGAAGAAGGCCTGCGCTTCGCCATCCGTGAAGGTGGCCGCACCGTCGGCGCCGGCGTCGTTTCCAAGGTCCTGGAGTAA
- the rpmG gene encoding 50S ribosomal protein L33, translating into MAKDGPRIIVKMESSAGTGFYYTTTKNRRNTQAKLELKKYDPVAKKHVVFKEKKV; encoded by the coding sequence ATGGCGAAAGACGGACCCCGCATCATCGTGAAGATGGAAAGCAGTGCTGGCACGGGCTTTTACTACACGACCACCAAGAACCGCCGCAACACCCAGGCCAAGCTGGAACTCAAGAAGTACGACCCCGTCGCCAAAAAGCACGTGGTCTTCAAGGAGAAGAAGGTCTGA
- the nusG gene encoding transcription termination/antitermination protein NusG, translating into MSIEWYAVHTYVGQEDRVQDQLMDRARRLGMYRTKIFQVIQPEEDAVELQEGGKKVNVKRKLFPGYVFVQMDVEDDDAPGELGESWEVVRGTSGVTGFVGTATRPVPLSPEEVQRLLTSVGVAAQPVAEEAPRIKVDLKAGDMVRVTSGPFADFSGVVSEVNAPQAKVKVLVSIFGRETPVELDFSQVAK; encoded by the coding sequence ATGAGTATCGAGTGGTATGCCGTCCACACCTATGTCGGCCAGGAGGACCGGGTTCAGGACCAGTTGATGGACCGTGCCCGCCGCCTGGGGATGTACCGCACCAAGATTTTCCAGGTCATCCAGCCCGAAGAAGACGCCGTCGAACTGCAAGAAGGCGGCAAGAAGGTCAACGTCAAACGCAAGCTGTTTCCTGGCTACGTCTTTGTACAGATGGACGTCGAGGACGACGACGCGCCCGGCGAACTGGGCGAGTCGTGGGAAGTGGTGCGCGGCACGAGCGGCGTGACCGGTTTTGTCGGTACGGCGACCCGGCCGGTGCCCCTGTCGCCTGAGGAAGTGCAGCGGCTCCTCACCTCGGTGGGTGTCGCCGCGCAGCCGGTCGCCGAAGAAGCCCCCCGCATCAAGGTCGATCTCAAGGCAGGCGACATGGTGCGCGTGACCTCCGGGCCGTTTGCCGATTTCAGCGGCGTGGTCAGTGAGGTCAACGCACCGCAGGCCAAGGTCAAGGTGCTGGTCAGCATCTTTGGCCGGGAAACGCCGGTCGAACTCGACTTCTCGCAGGTCGCCAAGTAA